A genomic stretch from Spiroplasma endosymbiont of Clivina fossor includes:
- the rpmG gene encoding 50S ribosomal protein L33, whose product MQQKIILVCDQCLSRNYNTFTNSSNQTVRLSLKKFCKHCNQHTIHKETR is encoded by the coding sequence ATGCAACAAAAAATTATTTTAGTTTGCGATCAATGTCTGTCAAGAAACTATAATACTTTTACTAATAGTTCTAATCAAACTGTTAGATTATCTTTAAAAAAGTTTTGTAAGCACTGTAATCAACATACAATTCATAAGGAAACAAGATAA
- a CDS encoding IS5 family transposase (programmed frameshift): protein MKFKKNNQISDKNFLRLTGIKHTTFNKMLEILKIEELKKRFRRGRTNKLSLENRILMTLEYWREYRTYFHIAKSYDISESSCYRNIKWIEDTLIKHPNFQQLTGQKSLLKDYFKDKTVIIDVTESQIQRPKKGQKQHYSGKKKKHTIKTQVIIEKDSKKIISSDFSYGKNHDFKILKDSKIKFLPETTVLVDLGYQGIQKINHNVLIPKRKSKKNPLNKEEKQNNERISKMRIVIENVFAILKKFKIISEKYRNRRKRFALRFNLIASIYNLQLLV from the exons ATGAAATTTAAAAAAAATAATCAAATAAGTGATAAAAATTTTTTAAGATTAACTGGTATTAAACATACTACTTTTAATAAAATGCTAGAAATTTTAAAAATAGAAGAATTAAAAAAGAGATTTCGTCGCGGAAGAACCAATAAATTATCATTAGAAAATCGTATTTTAATGACTTTAGAATATTGAAGAGAATATAGAACTTATTTTCATATTGCAAAAAGTTATGATATTAGTGAAAGTAGTTGTTATAGAAATATCAAATGAATTGAAGACACTTTAATAAAACACCCTAATTTTCAACAACTTACTGGTCAAAAATCACTATTAAAAGATTATTTCAAAGATAAGACTGTTATAATTGATGTAACTGAAAGCCAAATCCAACGCCCAAAAAAAG GACAAAAACAGCACTACTCAGGAAAAAAGAAAAAACACACAATAAAAACACAAGTTATAATTGAAAAAGATAGTAAAAAAATTATTAGTTCTGATTTTTCTTATGGTAAAAACCATGACTTTAAAATTTTAAAAGATTCAAAAATTAAATTTTTACCAGAAACAACTGTTTTAGTGGATTTAGGTTATCAAGGCATACAAAAAATTAATCATAATGTTTTAATTCCTAAAAGAAAATCAAAGAAAAACCCTTTAAATAAAGAAGAAAAGCAAAATAATGAGCGAATTTCAAAAATGAGAATTGTTATTGAAAATGTTTTTGCTATACTTAAAAAATTTAAAATTATTAGTGAAAAATATCGAAATCGTAGAAAAAGATTTGCTTTAAGATTTAATTTAATAGCTTCAATTTATAATTTACAACTATTAGTTTAA
- a CDS encoding Mbov_0396 family ICE element transmembrane protein, with protein sequence MAIAGIILALLLAGRMIEIMLADEKHSKLKATLRNMILLFIAIPTIPIIFFTLNIIVNLLTQAIMQASNLNMQNIGLFIFNSSFDNGMHNFDYVPASWTFADSGHFNYLMCLFSEGFMIYIFLLISLFLFWRTAELLILYVLSPIVIVSAIQDEGRRFRNWKELTVARFLSFNMVFLAYSLFLWSITIFAEIGNAIPDPTTRPIFTLLGIFAFGIVVVKSPQLLSSLMGGVILHH encoded by the coding sequence GTGGCTATTGCCGGAATAATATTAGCGTTGTTGCTTGCCGGACGAATGATTGAAATAATGTTAGCTGATGAAAAACACAGTAAGTTAAAAGCAACATTACGAAATATGATTTTATTGTTTATAGCTATTCCCACAATCCCAATTATTTTTTTCACTTTAAATATTATTGTTAATTTGTTAACCCAAGCAATTATGCAAGCAAGTAATTTGAATATGCAAAATATCGGCTTGTTTATTTTCAATTCTTCGTTTGATAATGGTATGCACAATTTTGATTATGTGCCAGCGAGTTGAACATTTGCCGATAGTGGGCATTTTAATTATTTGATGTGTTTGTTTTCAGAGGGCTTTATGATATATATCTTTTTATTAATTAGTTTATTTTTATTTTGACGAACTGCCGAACTATTAATTCTTTATGTTTTATCACCAATTGTGATTGTGTCAGCAATCCAAGATGAGGGGCGAAGATTTAGAAACTGAAAAGAATTAACTGTTGCTCGCTTTCTTAGTTTTAATATGGTTTTTTTAGCGTATAGTTTATTTTTATGAAGTATTACGATTTTTGCTGAAATCGGAAACGCAATCCCTGACCCAACCACAAGGCCAATTTTTACTTTACTAGGAATTTTTGCCTTTGGCATTGTGGTTGTCAAATCACCACAATTATTGTCATCGCTTATGGGGGGGGTAATACTACATCATTAG
- a CDS encoding ribosome-inactivating family protein, whose product MKKLLAMLTTITSLSSITPIVLANAPMMKMQENKIVNNEINYLQTNNLKNLNRVKRENNNTNLHDNISNKNYYLYHSSWTASEINTSLINKSLAIATNSDSGVYFATVNGVYYMSSGATSTSTKIGGIDEPIAEITISPSDSVYFTAVSGSAYFLSSDWWTAVRIDTYYNVPEIKNILSIKVTDGKAVYFSTDHGIYYMRKNSWTPTKIGGIDEPIAEIVIAPDDSVYFESFFSQPLPHLPNIQRRGDTSTSPPTLVVDNDDNEITEARLLSAGNGSAINGISQGFLNFVNSFYGTDCTRGVQGYLRDERIIISQEITNNQGLTRGIPYQLNNQNGYFVVNVDIRQQSTENRRLQLVFRRSDLFLKGFIIRNGDSYTSSGTYYYFNNAVYWDLTGRQVNVNQNVPLNIGSSYTGSNGLGANVLNPSINWDSTISSFNRLIAHNTGNQIDSNFRNALTRVIFATSESWRFHHLFPRIAETSVDGSSFNWDTYQSTLTNWGNARNLNAIDVRTFYTLNSNTQEGRHRNTINLRNLNLILYTCINIALIKNIK is encoded by the coding sequence ATGAAAAAATTACTCGCTATGTTAACGACAATTACGAGCTTATCGAGCATAACACCAATAGTCTTGGCGAATGCTCCAATGATGAAAATGCAAGAAAATAAAATAGTAAATAATGAAATTAATTATTTACAAACAAATAATTTAAAAAATTTAAATAGAGTAAAAAGAGAAAATAATAATACTAATTTACATGATAACATTAGTAATAAAAATTATTATTTATATCATAGTAGTTGAACAGCATCGGAAATAAATACTTCATTAATTAATAAATCTTTAGCAATAGCAACAAATTCAGATTCTGGTGTTTACTTTGCTACTGTTAATGGTGTTTATTATATGAGTTCTGGAGCAACTTCAACTTCAACTAAAATTGGTGGAATAGATGAACCAATTGCAGAGATAACTATTTCACCAAGTGATAGTGTTTATTTTACTGCAGTTAGTGGTAGTGCTTACTTTTTAAGTAGTGATTGATGAACTGCAGTAAGAATTGATACATATTATAATGTTCCAGAAATAAAAAATATTTTATCAATAAAAGTAACTGATGGAAAAGCAGTTTATTTTTCAACTGATCATGGAATTTACTATATGAGAAAAAATAGTTGAACTCCAACTAAAATTGGTGGAATAGATGAACCAATTGCAGAGATTGTTATAGCACCAGATGATAGTGTTTATTTTGAAAGTTTTTTTTCGCAACCTCTTCCGCATCTTCCAAACATTCAACGCAGAGGTGACACTTCCACTTCTCCCCCTACACTAGTGGTTGATAATGACGATAATGAAATCACTGAAGCGCGATTATTAAGTGCCGGGAATGGTAGTGCCATAAATGGTATAAGTCAGGGATTTCTCAATTTTGTTAATTCTTTCTATGGTACAGATTGCACAAGAGGAGTTCAAGGTTATTTACGTGATGAAAGAATTATAATATCTCAAGAAATAACAAATAATCAAGGTCTGACAAGAGGAATTCCTTATCAATTAAATAATCAAAATGGTTATTTTGTTGTAAATGTTGATATACGACAACAATCAACAGAAAATAGAAGACTTCAGTTAGTTTTTAGAAGAAGTGATTTATTTTTAAAAGGATTTATTATTAGAAATGGTGATAGTTATACTTCATCTGGAACTTATTATTATTTTAATAATGCTGTTTATTGAGATTTAACTGGCAGACAAGTTAATGTAAATCAAAATGTACCACTAAATATTGGAAGTTCATATACCGGAAGTAACGGGCTAGGGGCTAATGTTTTAAATCCTAGTATTAATTGAGATTCAACAATTAGTTCATTTAATAGGTTAATAGCTCATAATACAGGTAATCAAATTGATAGTAATTTTAGAAATGCATTGACAAGAGTTATTTTTGCTACTTCAGAAAGTTGACGTTTTCATCATTTATTTCCAAGAATTGCCGAAACATCAGTTGATGGTAGTTCATTTAATTGAGATACTTATCAAAGTACTTTAACTAATTGAGGTAATGCAAGAAATTTAAATGCTATTGATGTTAGGACATTTTATACACTTAATAGTAATACACAAGAAGGTCGCCATAGAAATACTATTAATCTTCGAAATCTTAATTTAATACTTTATACCTGTATAAATATAGCACTTATTAAAAACATTAAATAA
- a CDS encoding UPF0236 family transposase-like protein, which yields MLKIINNVKTSENKHWFSLFTTHKNMYTNKCEQLANEYEKLDEYLYKYHYRLKQGYKVVHFALRTIITIFGDVTFKRRRYKYWNQKSGKFEYVCLLDKEIGLLPKQRIYFDVQFKVLSLLGDGKRYRNVLDALNHCYISKGSISRILNKYNITEYFQLAEKETKTRIDVKNKDLYIQLDETFLATLDQKIKQDQRIRLVTFHTGHKKKIIKMLVEN from the coding sequence ATGTTAAAAATTATTAATAATGTAAAAACCTCAGAAAACAAGCATTGATTTAGTTTATTTACAACCCACAAAAATATGTACACCAACAAATGCGAACAATTAGCTAATGAATATGAAAAATTAGATGAATACTTATATAAATATCATTATCGGTTAAAACAAGGTTATAAAGTAGTTCATTTTGCTTTAAGAACAATTATTACAATTTTTGGTGATGTTACTTTTAAGCGACGCCGATATAAATATTGAAATCAAAAATCAGGTAAATTCGAATATGTATGTTTGTTAGATAAAGAAATTGGTTTATTGCCCAAACAACGCATTTATTTTGATGTCCAATTTAAAGTTTTAAGTCTTTTGGGTGATGGCAAACGATATCGCAATGTTTTAGATGCTCTAAATCATTGTTATATTTCAAAAGGTAGTATTTCAAGAATTTTAAATAAATACAATATTACCGAATATTTTCAACTAGCAGAAAAAGAAACTAAAACTAGAATTGATGTTAAAAATAAAGATTTATATATTCAGCTAGATGAAACATTTTTAGCGACATTAGATCAGAAAATTAAACAAGACCAAAGAATTCGTTTAGTTACTTTTCATACTGGACATAAAAAAAAAATTATAAAAATGCTCGTAGAGAACTAG
- a CDS encoding transposase family protein: MKFKKNNQISDKNFLRLTGIKHTTFNKMLEILKIEELKKRFRRGRTNKLSLENRILMTLEYWREYRTYFHIAKSYDISESSCYRNIKWIEDTLIKHPNFQQLTGQKSLLKDYFKDKTVIIDVTESQIQRPKKDKNSTTQEKRKNTQ; encoded by the coding sequence ATGAAATTTAAAAAAAATAATCAAATAAGTGATAAAAATTTTTTAAGATTAACTGGTATTAAACATACTACTTTTAATAAAATGCTAGAAATTTTAAAAATAGAAGAATTAAAAAAGAGATTTCGTCGCGGAAGAACCAATAAATTATCATTAGAAAATCGTATTTTAATGACTTTAGAATATTGAAGAGAATATAGAACTTATTTTCATATTGCAAAAAGTTATGATATTAGTGAAAGTAGTTGTTATAGAAATATCAAATGAATTGAAGACACTTTAATAAAACACCCTAATTTTCAACAACTTACTGGTCAAAAATCACTATTAAAAGATTATTTCAAAGATAAGACTGTTATAATTGATGTAACTGAAAGCCAAATCCAACGCCCAAAAAAAGACAAAAACAGCACTACTCAGGAAAAAAGAAAAAACACACAATAA
- the rlmB gene encoding 23S rRNA (guanosine(2251)-2'-O)-methyltransferase RlmB: MANYIYGKNPLKQLLADDRQRIEKVFILPQEKVIIEQLKQANISYVISNKEQLLLLVKHSKHQGIVCLIKEYVYTSLEVVLQKVKTKKYPLILILDQIEDPRNFGAILRSCDAVNVDVVIILKQRQVELNATVAKTSVGAINYVPVVKVTNLSNTLTTLKENGFWIVASALNTEINYYNVDYKKPIALIVGNEGKGVSQKLLNNSDYIVKVPMQGHINSLNVAVASALLLYQVRNNQNN; the protein is encoded by the coding sequence ATGGCAAATTATATTTATGGTAAAAATCCTTTAAAACAATTATTAGCTGATGACCGCCAACGAATTGAAAAAGTTTTTATTTTACCACAAGAAAAAGTTATTATTGAGCAATTAAAGCAGGCGAATATTTCTTATGTTATTAGTAATAAAGAACAATTATTATTATTAGTTAAGCATTCAAAACATCAAGGAATTGTCTGTTTAATTAAGGAATATGTGTATACTTCTTTAGAAGTAGTTTTACAAAAAGTAAAAACTAAAAAATATCCTTTAATTTTAATTTTAGATCAAATTGAAGATCCAAGAAATTTTGGAGCAATTTTGCGAAGTTGTGATGCAGTTAATGTTGATGTGGTTATTATTTTGAAGCAAAGACAAGTAGAATTAAATGCTACGGTTGCAAAAACTTCTGTTGGTGCGATTAACTATGTGCCGGTTGTGAAAGTAACTAATCTTAGTAATACTTTAACGACATTAAAAGAAAATGGTTTTTGGATTGTTGCTAGTGCTTTAAATACCGAAATTAATTATTATAATGTTGACTATAAAAAACCGATTGCTTTAATTGTTGGTAATGAAGGTAAAGGTGTTAGTCAGAAACTTTTAAATAATTCTGATTATATTGTTAAAGTACCAATGCAAGGTCATATTAATTCTTTAAATGTTGCTGTTGCTAGTGCTTTGCTATTATATCAAGTTCGGAATAATCAAAATAATTAA
- a CDS encoding IS1/IS1595 family N-terminal zinc-binding domain-containing protein has translation MEKIIQELVNTLTDDQFLEFYEKVKQQAELIKKQKRLNEIDQKFRSQGIKCPKCESYHCVKNGHNSEGKQKYFFILSRVFDKIKTKNY, from the coding sequence ATGGAAAAAATAATTCAAGAACTAGTAAATACTTTAACAGATGATCAATTTTTAGAATTTTATGAAAAAGTCAAACAACAAGCAGAATTAATAAAAAAACAAAAACGTTTAAATGAAATTGATCAAAAATTTAGATCGCAAGGTATTAAATGCCCTAAATGTGAATCTTACCATTGCGTTAAAAATGGACATAATTCAGAAGGAAAACAAAAATATTTTTTTATTTTATCAAGAGTTTTCGACAAAATTAAAACAAAAAATTATTAA
- the cysS gene encoding cysteine--tRNA ligase yields the protein MQIWDSKQQQKIKINDLMVTMYVCGPTVYGDIHIGNMRPIVIFDILQRLFMVTKQKFFYVQNITDIDDKIIHQAHLEKITEKELTEKYTKSYFEVLKQLNVYEPNLFVKVSDNIVDIIKFIDRLVKIEAAYVKNGNVYLAIEKYFQSYGQLSKKNLKDLQVGIRVAIDSNKNYVNDFVLWKKTDQGQKWTSPWSEGRPGWHTECALFINKYFKQSINLHGGGIDLIFPHHENERIQLLALNKQEPVKIWLHNGHLFYDDVKMSKSLKNTIIVKEFLHHYDANVLRYLLTLTHYSKPLNITKNFIIQGKEKVAKIYQILKESLVTSFLNGEVNTNKKNEQLVMQVVNYLQDDLNFANAWVIIEQIIKEINNILKGKSGKILPLFNTLQQCLFLLGLQFSLVSFDDDVKQLLLSWQDARKQKKYNLADKIRKQLQAKNIL from the coding sequence ATGCAAATATGAGATAGTAAACAACAACAAAAAATTAAAATCAATGACTTGATGGTTACAATGTATGTTTGTGGACCGACAGTTTATGGTGATATTCATATTGGGAATATGCGACCAATTGTTATTTTTGATATTTTGCAACGATTATTTATGGTTACTAAACAGAAATTTTTTTATGTGCAAAATATTACTGATATTGATGATAAGATTATTCATCAAGCTCATTTAGAAAAAATAACCGAAAAGGAATTAACAGAAAAGTATACTAAAAGTTATTTTGAGGTTTTAAAACAGTTAAATGTTTATGAACCAAATTTATTTGTCAAAGTAAGTGATAATATTGTTGATATTATTAAATTTATTGACCGCTTAGTTAAAATTGAAGCTGCTTATGTTAAGAATGGTAATGTTTATTTAGCAATAGAAAAATATTTTCAATCTTATGGACAATTATCAAAGAAAAATTTAAAGGATTTGCAAGTAGGAATTAGAGTTGCGATTGATAGTAATAAAAATTATGTTAATGATTTTGTTTTATGGAAAAAAACCGATCAGGGACAAAAATGAACTTCGCCTTGAAGTGAAGGCAGACCGGGATGACATACTGAATGTGCCTTATTTATTAATAAATATTTTAAACAGTCGATTAATCTTCATGGTGGCGGTATTGATTTAATATTTCCTCATCATGAAAATGAAAGAATTCAATTGTTGGCATTAAATAAGCAAGAACCTGTTAAAATATGACTTCATAATGGTCATCTATTTTATGATGATGTCAAAATGTCAAAATCTCTTAAAAATACTATTATTGTTAAAGAATTTTTGCACCATTATGATGCTAATGTTTTACGATATTTATTAACGCTAACCCATTATTCTAAGCCGTTAAATATTACTAAAAATTTTATTATTCAAGGAAAAGAAAAAGTTGCAAAAATTTATCAAATATTAAAAGAAAGTTTAGTAACTTCATTTTTAAATGGCGAGGTTAATACTAATAAAAAAAATGAACAACTTGTGATGCAAGTGGTAAATTATTTACAAGATGACCTTAACTTTGCTAATGCTTGAGTAATAATTGAACAAATTATTAAGGAAATTAATAATATTTTAAAAGGAAAATCAGGAAAAATTTTACCATTATTTAATACCCTGCAACAATGCTTATTTCTTTTAGGTTTACAATTTTCATTAGTTTCGTTTGATGATGATGTGAAACAATTATTATTATCTTGACAAGATGCCCGTAAACAAAAAAAATATAATTTAGCAGATAAAATTAGAAAACAATTACAAGCGAAGAATATTTTATAA
- a CDS encoding helix-turn-helix domain-containing protein gives MKFKKNNQISDKNFLRLTGIKHTTFNKMLEILKIEELKKRFRRGRTNKLSLENRILMTLEYWREYRTYFHIAKSYDISESSCYRNIKWIEDALIKHPNFQQLTGQKSLLKDYFKDKTVIIDVTESQIQRPKKDKNSTTQEKRKNTQ, from the coding sequence ATGAAATTTAAAAAAAATAATCAAATAAGTGATAAAAATTTTTTAAGATTAACTGGTATTAAACATACTACTTTTAATAAAATGCTAGAAATTTTAAAAATAGAAGAATTAAAAAAGAGATTTCGTCGCGGAAGAACCAATAAATTATCATTAGAAAATCGTATTTTAATGACTTTAGAATATTGAAGAGAATATAGAACTTATTTTCATATTGCAAAAAGTTATGATATTAGTGAAAGTAGTTGTTATAGAAATATCAAATGAATTGAAGACGCTTTAATAAAACACCCTAATTTTCAACAACTTACTGGTCAAAAATCACTATTAAAAGATTATTTCAAAGATAAGACTGTTATAATTGATGTAACTGAAAGCCAAATCCAACGCCCAAAAAAAGACAAAAACAGCACTACTCAGGAAAAAAGAAAAAACACACAATAA
- a CDS encoding Mbov_0395 family pilin-like conjugal transfer protein, with amino-acid sequence MMFLATTSNLQEIGNKVISIGMPILISLAIVIAIIMVAYYGIGGKFAKNAEQRKETIARITWVGVCLGIVILASSLVLGLKDVILGIA; translated from the coding sequence ATGATGTTTCTAGCAACAACGAGTAATTTACAAGAAATCGGAAACAAAGTTATTTCAATTGGCATGCCAATTTTAATTAGTTTAGCGATAGTAATTGCTATCATTATGGTTGCTTATTATGGAATTGGTGGTAAATTTGCCAAAAACGCCGAACAACGCAAAGAAACCATTGCTCGTATAACATGAGTAGGGGTTTGTTTGGGAATTGTTATTTTAGCAAGTTCACTTGTTTTAGGATTAAAAGATGTTATTTTAGGAATTGCTTAA
- a CDS encoding transposase family protein gives MKTQVIIEKDSKKIISSDFSYGKNHDFKILKDSKIKFLPETTVLVDLGYQGIQKINHNVLIPKRKSKKNPLNKEEKQNNERISKMRIVIENVFAILKKFKIISEKYRNRRKRFALRFNLIASIYNLQLLV, from the coding sequence ATAAAAACACAAGTTATAATTGAAAAAGATAGTAAAAAAATTATTAGTTCTGATTTTTCTTATGGTAAAAACCATGACTTTAAAATTTTAAAAGATTCAAAAATTAAATTTTTACCAGAAACAACTGTTTTAGTGGATTTAGGTTATCAAGGCATACAAAAAATTAATCATAATGTTTTAATTCCTAAAAGAAAATCAAAGAAAAACCCTTTAAATAAAGAAGAAAAGCAAAATAATGAGCGAATTTCAAAAATGAGAATTGTTATTGAAAATGTTTTTGCTATACTTAAAAAATTTAAAATTATTAGTGAAAAATATCGAAATCGTAGAAAAAGATTTGCTTTAAGATTTAATTTAATAGCTTCAATTTATAATTTACAACTATTAGTTTAA
- a CDS encoding IS3 family transposase, with protein sequence MQQAFHKITRPLKQIALFHTDRGNEFKNKIIDEILITFNIKRSLSNKGCPYDNAMAETTYKTFKTEFIKGKKFANLTQLKCELFDFVNWYNNIRIHGNLNYLTPAEFRKQQSI encoded by the coding sequence GTGCAACAAGCTTTTCATAAAATAACACGACCATTAAAGCAAATTGCTTTATTTCATACTGATCGTGGTAATGAGTTCAAAAATAAAATCATTGATGAAATTTTAATAACCTTTAATATTAAAAGATCATTAAGCAATAAAGGCTGTCCTTATGATAATGCTATGGCTGAAACAACTTACAAAACTTTTAAAACGGAATTTATCAAGGGTAAAAAATTTGCAAACTTAACACAATTAAAATGCGAACTATTTGATTTTGTTAATTGATATAACAATATTCGAATTCACGGCAACCTAAATTATTTAACACCCGCTGAATTTAGAAAACAGCAGTCCATATAA
- a CDS encoding IS256 family transposase, with the protein MTKKIKKEPDAIDKVVDYFLENIDNPQDLFKGNTIFQEFTKKLTERMLNTEIKDYLETDENHNKRNGNTQKTIITKNGSIAIDVPRDRNSTFEPVIIPKRQRRFDNFDQKVISLYARGMTISDIKAQLQEFYHGAEISESLISQITDDVIEEVKMWQTKPLEKIYPIVYFDCIVVKVKQDKRIINKAVYLALGINLDGLKDILGMWISENEGAKFWLNNLTEMKNRGLQDILVACSDNLTGMSDAIEAVFPKTQHQLCIVHQIRNSLKFVPYKDRKLVANDLKSIYTAINEEIALIALDHFSEKWNKKYPQITKSWKNNWNNLIIFLEYPQEFRRIIYTTNAIESVNSQLRKVIKNKKIFPNDASVFKIFYLAFQNMVKKWTMPIQNWGSAISHLMIKFEDRVNLS; encoded by the coding sequence ATGACAAAAAAAATAAAAAAAGAACCTGACGCAATTGATAAAGTTGTTGATTATTTTTTAGAAAATATTGATAATCCACAAGATTTATTTAAAGGCAATACTATTTTTCAGGAATTTACCAAAAAATTAACTGAACGAATGTTAAATACGGAAATTAAAGATTATCTTGAAACTGATGAGAATCATAATAAAAGAAATGGCAACACACAAAAAACCATTATTACTAAAAATGGTTCAATCGCAATTGATGTACCAAGAGATCGAAATAGTACTTTTGAACCAGTAATTATTCCAAAAAGACAAAGAAGATTTGATAACTTTGATCAAAAAGTAATTTCTTTATATGCAAGAGGAATGACAATTTCTGATATCAAAGCACAATTGCAAGAATTCTATCACGGAGCAGAAATTTCAGAAAGTTTAATTAGTCAAATAACTGATGATGTTATTGAAGAAGTTAAAATGTGACAAACTAAACCTTTAGAGAAGATTTATCCGATTGTTTATTTTGATTGTATTGTTGTTAAAGTAAAGCAAGATAAACGAATAATAAATAAAGCAGTTTATCTTGCCTTAGGAATTAATTTAGATGGTTTAAAAGATATTTTAGGAATGTGAATTAGTGAGAATGAGGGAGCCAAATTTTGACTTAATAATCTTACGGAAATGAAAAATCGTGGGTTACAAGATATTCTTGTTGCTTGTAGTGATAATTTAACTGGGATGTCTGATGCAATAGAAGCTGTTTTCCCAAAAACACAGCATCAATTATGCATTGTTCATCAAATTCGCAATAGTTTAAAATTTGTTCCTTACAAAGATCGCAAACTTGTAGCTAATGATTTAAAATCAATTTATACAGCAATTAATGAAGAAATAGCGTTAATTGCTTTAGATCATTTTTCAGAAAAATGAAATAAAAAGTATCCACAAATTACTAAATCATGAAAAAATAACTGAAATAATTTAATAATTTTTCTTGAATATCCTCAGGAATTTAGAAGAATTATTTACACAACTAATGCGATTGAATCTGTTAATAGTCAATTAAGAAAAGTCATTAAGAATAAAAAGATTTTTCCTAATGACGCATCAGTTTTTAAAATATTTTATTTAGCATTTCAAAATATGGTTAAGAAATGAACGATGCCAATTCAAAATTGGGGTAGTGCAATTTCACATTTAATGATAAAATTTGAGGACAGAGTGAATTTAAGTTAA
- the nusG gene encoding transcription termination/antitermination protein NusG produces MIKEDIKQEKDSSDLLGKWYTINCYSGHEEKVKENLLQRVETLNMKDFIFDVRIVKQQEMSKKTKSMIGKNPYPGYLFVNMIMNDDAWFIVRNTPGVTGFIGSSGNWSKPFPLSRTEARDMLRRSEEKSNISSKKVQQVFVADFKEGDLVKILSGAFENKEGEVTGMDYSKGVATINIEVFGGRYVPVEAEFSYCEKVN; encoded by the coding sequence ATGATAAAAGAAGATATTAAACAAGAAAAGGATTCTAGTGATTTATTAGGTAAGTGATATACAATTAATTGCTATAGTGGTCATGAAGAAAAAGTTAAAGAAAATTTATTACAACGAGTTGAAACTTTAAATATGAAAGACTTTATTTTTGATGTGCGGATTGTGAAACAGCAAGAAATGTCAAAAAAAACAAAATCAATGATTGGCAAAAATCCATATCCGGGTTATTTGTTTGTTAATATGATTATGAATGATGATGCTTGATTTATTGTTAGAAATACTCCTGGTGTTACTGGGTTTATTGGGTCTAGTGGAAATTGATCCAAACCGTTTCCATTATCGCGTACTGAAGCTAGAGATATGTTAAGACGCAGTGAAGAAAAAAGTAATATTAGTAGTAAAAAAGTTCAACAAGTATTTGTTGCTGATTTTAAAGAAGGAGACCTAGTTAAAATATTATCAGGAGCTTTTGAGAATAAAGAAGGTGAAGTTACTGGTATGGATTATAGTAAGGGAGTAGCAACAATTAATATTGAAGTTTTTGGGGGAAGATATGTTCCTGTGGAAGCTGAATTTAGTTATTGTGAGAAAGTTAATTAG